TACATAATCATAATTCATGGGTTtggctagatcttctccatccattctagacaacttcaaagctcctcctgagaaagCCTTCTTCACTACATAAGGACCTTCATAATTTGGGGCCCATTTGCTTCGATCTTCTCCTGGCGAAGACAATAATTTCTTCAGCACTAGATCTCCTTCTTGTAACATGCGAGGTCTAACCTTCTTGTCATATGCCTTGGCCATCCTCTTTTGatagagttgatgatgacagattgcaGCCAACCTCTTCTCACTGATCAGGTTTAGCTGTTTATATCTTACTTTAGCCCATTCAGCCTCTTCTAATTCTAAATCCATCAACACCCTCAACGAAGGTATTtctacttccaaaggcatcatcGCCTCCATTCCGTATACCAGAGCATACAGAGTAGTACCTGTCGAGGTCCTTACTACAGTGCGATATGCATAGAGAGCAAAcgacaacatctcatgccaatccttgtaagtgacTACCATTTTTTGCACAATTTTCTTGATGTTCTTGTTGGCTGCTTCCATGGCACCATTCATCTTGGGCCTATATGGTGAGGAAtttgaatgcttgattttccatttggTATGAAGTATCGGTCACTATCTTTTCTAGCGGACCATATCGACAAATCAAGTCTTTTTCTATAAACCTCTTCACCACTTTCTGTGTTACATGGGCGTATGAactggcttctacccattttgtgaagtagtcaatagctacGAGGATGAATTTATGCCCATTGCTAGCCTTTGGGTTAAccggtccaatcacatcaattccccacatcgcaaATGGCCAGGGCGATGCTAAATTAATCAGAGGAATCGGAGGCGCATTGGCCTTATCGCTATGCActtgacatttgtgacatttcCTAACATAGTCGATGTAGTCTTTTTCTAATGTCATCCAGAAATAACCGGCCCTTTGTATCTTCCTTGCTATCATATGCCCGTTAGCATaagttgagcaaatcccttcatgtACCTCCCGTAGAGCATTTTTAGCATTTGTCTCATTCAAACACCTTAGCAAGGTTCTGTTAAATGATCTTTTATACAGAATCTCTCTGTCCAGGTAGAAATCCATGGCCAGCCTTCTTAGGGTTTTCTTATCCATTTTCGAAGCTCCCACTGGATATTCTTGATTTTGCACaaaattcttgatatcgtagTACTAAGGCTTTCCATCTACCTCCCCTTCAATTGAGCAACAATGAGTTGGGTTATTTCTGATGTCTATGTGTACAGGATGTACCTTATGCCCGAGATCAATCGTAGCCATATCAGCCaatgtggccaaagcatccgcaaaatggttcccttctcttcctagatgggtgaatcttATCTCTTCGAATTCTTCTAACAGTGCAACTAAATATTCCTGGTATGgccttaatttttcttcttttgtttgccATTTTCCTTTCACCTGACAAATAATTAACATTGAATcaccatatacatctatcttttAGACCTTCAACTCTAGTGCGGCTTCTAAACCCAAGATACAAGCCTCATATTCAACCATATTGTTGGTGCattcaaaatacaatttaactGAAATCGGATACTGTTTCTGGTCAGGAGAGATGATCACTGCGCCAGCCCCATTACCATAAACATTTACTGCTCCGttaaaaaacatggtccaccaatcagtcttttcttcttctcccgcTATTGATAATACATTTTCATctgggaaatcaaaatccaatggCTCATAATCTTCGACAACATTATCAGCTAAGTGGTCAGCAATCGCGctcccttttacggctttccttgtcatatatactatgtcatattctgacAATAAAACCTGCCACCTTACAATTCAGCTTGAGAGATAGGGCTTGTCACAGATGTACCTTAGTGGATCcacttttaaaatcaacaaagtggTGTGATACAACATGTAATGTCGTAATCTTTTTGTCGCCCAAACTAATGCACAATAGAGCTTTTCTATCACAgtgtatctggactcacattcagtgaactTCTTACTTAGGTAATAAATAgccctttctttccttccagtttcatcatgctgacccaatacacatcccataACTGTTTCAGTCTCCGTCAAATATAGTATTAAAGGCCTTCCTGATACAGGAGGAACAAGCAAAGGTGGACTTTGTAagtattgcttgattttattgaatgcctcctcacactcctcattccaaatcccaggattctttttccttagtagcCGGAAGACAGGTTCACATGTTGTGGTTAGTTGAGCTATGAATCTGGCAATATAGTTTAATCTTCCCAAGAATCCCCTCACCTCCTTCTCCGTCTTTGGTGATGGCATGGATTGGATGGCCTTCACTTTATCAGGATCCACCTCTATATCTTTatcgcttaccacaaatcccaacagctttCCAGATTTAACTCTAAACGAACATTTTGCAGGGTTGAGCTTTAGTTCGTACTTCCTCAAATGCTCAAATAACTTCTTTAGAACTTTTACATGTTCTTCTCCCTTCTTGGACTTGGCAATCatgtcatctacatacacctcaatttccttGTGCATCATATCATGGAACAGAGTCACCATGGCTCTCTGA
The genomic region above belongs to Populus alba chromosome 12, ASM523922v2, whole genome shotgun sequence and contains:
- the LOC140954363 gene encoding uncharacterized protein yields the protein MDKKTLRRLAMDFYLDREILYKRSFNRTLLRCLNETNAKNALREVHEGICSTYANGHMIARKIQRAGYFWMTLEKDYIDYVRKCHKCQVHSDKANAPPIPLINLASPWPFAMWGIDVIGPVNPKASNGHKFILVAIDYFTKWVEASSYAHVTQKVVKRPKMNGAMEAANKNIKKIVQKMVVTYKDWHEMLSFALYAYRTVVRTSTGTTLYALVYGMEAMMPLEVEIPSLRVLMDLELEEAEWAKVRYKQLNLISEKRLAAICHHQLYQKRMAKAYDKKVRPRMLQEGDLVLKKLLSSPGEDRSKWAPNYEGPYVVKKAFSGGALKYLKVKQKVTLDKSPGLKTNSIPETDP